A part of Paenibacillus sp. sptzw28 genomic DNA contains:
- a CDS encoding NADH-quinone oxidoreductase subunit B family protein produces MEFNLGSITPEERQELERNVFMGTLEQLKAWARSNSLWPLTFGLACCAIEMMGTGASHYDLDRFGVMFRTSPRQSDVMIVAGTVTKKMGPLLRRLYDQMPEPKWVIAMGSCATAGGPYVKSYAVMKGVDQIVPVDVYIPGCPPNPAALIYGINKLQEKIRYEAKTGKRVTSR; encoded by the coding sequence ATGGAATTCAATCTAGGATCGATCACTCCCGAAGAGCGGCAGGAACTGGAGCGCAATGTATTTATGGGCACGCTTGAGCAGTTGAAGGCGTGGGCGCGAAGCAACTCGCTTTGGCCGTTAACGTTCGGTCTGGCCTGCTGTGCCATTGAAATGATGGGCACAGGCGCATCGCACTATGACCTTGACCGATTTGGAGTCATGTTCCGTACGTCGCCCAGACAATCGGACGTGATGATTGTAGCGGGAACCGTCACGAAAAAGATGGGTCCGCTGCTTCGCCGCCTCTACGACCAAATGCCGGAACCGAAGTGGGTTATCGCGATGGGCTCCTGCGCTACGGCTGGTGGTCCTTATGTGAAATCATACGCGGTTATGAAAGGCGTCGACCAGATTGTCCCCGTTGACGTCTATATTCCAGGATGTCCGCCGAATCCGGCGGCACTAATCTATGGAATCAACAAGCTCCAGGAGAAGATCCGCTACGAAGCCAAGACCGGGAAGCGGGTGACAAGCCGGTGA
- a CDS encoding NADH-quinone oxidoreductase subunit C — MSDDNKKEPEQEERTPKADERPKDDVGQAGNNDNEPSDTAAAQAQADQVVPEKAAAPEAKPPAAAAESESEPVKPEASAAEASAAPKADPEREAKLKAAADARAARAAAKISAVAGEAAPEAAPSEDAQSVKTSAVDPEREAKLKAAEEARAARAAAKAESEEAAAEPKAPSPKQPQLDEAVGLIQTLVAGDAIEEAYINELNDHMPTIIVKGDRFMDVARLFKSHNSLDCGYLRNVSGVDYETHLEVVYHLVSLSTKREYALKVKTDREKPQVASAAPIWATANWNEREIFDLLGIDFTGHPDLRRIMMPDDWVGHPLRKDYEPLDPEV; from the coding sequence GTGAGCGACGACAATAAAAAAGAACCGGAACAGGAAGAGAGAACCCCTAAGGCCGATGAACGGCCGAAGGATGACGTCGGACAGGCCGGGAATAACGATAATGAGCCGTCGGATACAGCAGCGGCTCAGGCACAAGCGGACCAGGTTGTACCGGAAAAAGCGGCTGCTCCCGAAGCGAAGCCCCCGGCTGCTGCGGCCGAGTCTGAATCCGAACCGGTAAAACCGGAGGCATCGGCCGCTGAAGCCTCAGCTGCTCCAAAGGCTGACCCGGAGCGCGAAGCCAAGCTCAAAGCTGCTGCGGATGCCCGTGCTGCGAGAGCCGCCGCGAAGATCAGCGCCGTTGCCGGCGAAGCCGCACCGGAAGCTGCGCCGTCCGAGGACGCGCAGTCAGTCAAAACTTCTGCGGTCGACCCGGAGCGGGAAGCGAAGCTGAAGGCCGCGGAAGAAGCACGGGCCGCGCGAGCCGCTGCCAAAGCCGAAAGCGAGGAAGCTGCGGCCGAGCCGAAAGCACCGTCGCCGAAGCAGCCCCAGCTGGATGAAGCGGTGGGGCTTATTCAAACGCTGGTTGCCGGAGATGCAATCGAAGAGGCTTATATCAATGAGCTGAACGACCATATGCCGACGATAATCGTTAAGGGCGACCGTTTTATGGACGTCGCCAGGCTTTTCAAATCCCACAATTCACTCGATTGCGGTTATTTGCGCAATGTTTCGGGCGTTGACTATGAGACGCATCTGGAAGTGGTGTATCACCTGGTGTCACTGAGTACCAAGCGAGAATACGCGCTTAAGGTGAAAACTGACCGGGAAAAGCCGCAAGTAGCTTCCGCCGCACCCATCTGGGCAACGGCAAACTGGAACGAGCGGGAAATATTCGACCTGCTCGGCATTGATTTTACCGGACATCCCGATTTGCGCCGCATCATGATGCCGGATGACTGGGTCGGCCACCCGCTTCGCAAAGACTATGAACCGCTGGACCCGGAGGTGTAA
- a CDS encoding NADH-quinone oxidoreductase subunit D: MIRTEELLLNVGPQHPSTHGVFRIIVKLDGEVITEAIPVMGYLHRGTEKLAENLNYTQIIPYTDRMDYVSAMTNNYVLCHAVETMMGLEIPERAEFMRLIVMELQRVASHLVWWGTYLLDIGAMSPFLYAFRDREIIIDLFNELCGARLTYNYMRVGGVKWDAPDGWIEKVRDFIPYMEKKLDEYNNLVSGNEIFLARIKGIGTYDAQTAIDYGLSGANLRCTGIDWDLRKAKPYSLYNRFEFDVPLGKTGDCYDRYLLRLEEIRQSLRILRQAVEQFPSQGEVMGKVPRVIRPPAGEVYVSIESPRGEIGCHIVSKGKAEPYRLKFRRPSFVNLQILPKLLVGETMTNLITILGGIDIVVGEVDA, encoded by the coding sequence GTGATTCGTACAGAAGAACTGCTGCTTAACGTCGGGCCGCAGCACCCAAGCACACATGGCGTTTTCCGCATCATCGTCAAGCTTGACGGCGAGGTTATAACCGAGGCGATCCCTGTTATGGGATATTTGCACCGGGGAACCGAGAAGCTTGCGGAAAACTTGAACTATACCCAGATCATTCCTTATACCGACCGTATGGACTATGTGTCCGCCATGACAAATAACTATGTTCTCTGTCATGCCGTCGAGACCATGATGGGGCTTGAAATACCGGAGCGGGCAGAGTTTATGCGCCTTATCGTTATGGAGCTGCAGCGCGTCGCAAGCCACCTGGTCTGGTGGGGCACCTACCTGCTTGATATCGGAGCGATGAGTCCGTTCCTGTATGCATTCCGCGACCGCGAGATTATCATCGATCTGTTCAATGAACTGTGCGGGGCGCGGCTTACCTATAACTATATGCGCGTAGGCGGAGTGAAATGGGATGCGCCTGACGGCTGGATCGAGAAGGTCCGCGATTTCATTCCATATATGGAGAAGAAGCTTGACGAATACAACAATCTCGTAAGCGGCAACGAAATATTCCTTGCCCGAATTAAGGGCATCGGCACATACGATGCACAGACTGCCATTGATTACGGTCTCTCGGGGGCAAATCTGCGCTGTACCGGGATCGACTGGGATTTGCGCAAAGCGAAGCCTTACAGCCTGTATAACCGATTTGAATTCGACGTTCCGCTCGGCAAAACCGGCGACTGCTACGACCGCTACCTGCTCCGTCTGGAGGAAATCCGTCAGAGCCTGCGTATCTTGAGACAAGCGGTGGAGCAGTTCCCGTCCCAAGGCGAAGTCATGGGCAAGGTTCCACGCGTCATCCGCCCGCCTGCCGGGGAGGTCTATGTAAGCATCGAGTCGCCGCGCGGCGAAATCGGCTGCCACATCGTCTCCAAAGGAAAGGCGGAGCCATACCGCCTTAAATTCCGACGTCCGTCTTTCGTCAACCTACAAATACTGCCGAAGCTGCTTGTCGGCGAGACGATGACGAATCTGATTACGATTCTGGGCGGCATCGATATTGTCGTCGGGGAGGTAGACGCTTAA
- the nuoH gene encoding NADH-quinone oxidoreductase subunit NuoH, whose product MGAWLDETLTWGNALIFFLWGVVLLGIVLGFVTYAIYFERKVIGWMQLRIGPNRVGPFGLLQTVADILKLLLKEDTIPRKADRVLFILAPALAYVPAFAVLAVIPYTQKLYFADINVGLLYYVALSGISTIAIVLGGWSSNNKYALLGGMRSAAQMISYEVPLVISVVGVVMVSGSLNLRTIAEQQGDWFWQWNFLPQIIGFVVFVIAAVSELNRTPFDLPEAESELVAGYHVEYSGFRFAFFMLTEYVYVYAIAALTTVLFLGGWHAPAPFLDFVPGIIWFLLKFSFIVFFLFWLRATMPRIRVDQLMGLGWKVLLPLAILNVFITAVYLELFIKG is encoded by the coding sequence ATGGGTGCTTGGCTGGACGAAACGCTAACGTGGGGCAACGCTCTTATTTTCTTCCTGTGGGGCGTCGTGCTGCTTGGTATCGTACTTGGATTTGTTACCTACGCGATTTATTTCGAGCGTAAGGTTATCGGCTGGATGCAGCTGCGGATCGGTCCGAACAGGGTCGGCCCGTTCGGACTGCTCCAGACGGTAGCTGATATTCTGAAGCTGCTGTTGAAAGAAGATACGATTCCGCGTAAAGCGGACCGGGTTTTGTTTATTCTGGCTCCGGCGCTTGCATATGTACCGGCTTTTGCCGTACTGGCGGTAATACCTTACACTCAAAAGCTATATTTTGCAGATATAAACGTCGGTCTCCTGTACTATGTAGCGCTCTCGGGCATATCCACAATTGCGATCGTGCTCGGCGGCTGGTCGTCGAACAACAAATACGCACTGCTCGGCGGTATGCGGTCGGCCGCTCAGATGATCAGCTACGAAGTCCCGCTTGTTATCTCCGTAGTAGGCGTTGTCATGGTTTCGGGGAGCCTCAACCTTCGCACCATCGCCGAGCAGCAGGGCGACTGGTTCTGGCAGTGGAATTTTCTGCCGCAAATTATCGGTTTTGTCGTGTTCGTTATCGCTGCGGTCTCGGAGCTTAACCGGACGCCGTTCGACCTGCCTGAGGCGGAATCGGAGCTTGTTGCCGGTTACCATGTCGAATACAGCGGATTCCGGTTCGCATTTTTCATGCTTACCGAGTATGTTTACGTGTATGCGATCGCCGCTTTGACGACGGTACTGTTCCTTGGCGGGTGGCACGCCCCTGCCCCGTTTCTCGATTTTGTGCCTGGCATCATATGGTTCCTGCTCAAGTTCTCCTTCATCGTGTTCTTCCTCTTCTGGCTGCGGGCGACGATGCCTCGTATCCGGGTCGATCAGCTGATGGGACTGGGCTGGAAGGTGCTGCTGCCGCTGGCCATACTCAATGTGTTCATAACAGCCGTCTATCTCGAGCTGTTCATTAAAGGGTAA
- the nuoI gene encoding NADH-quinone oxidoreductase subunit NuoI, producing MKGLLKGLGVTLKSMTAKKVTTSYPDVPFIMPDRFRGIQHFEPDKCIVCNQCARICPTECITLTGKANPDPDKKGKVIDTYDINFEICILCDLCTEVCPTEAIVMTNNFELATYSRDDLFKDREWLDNNNKQVRQDNNNIGAPQAAKGGAK from the coding sequence ATGAAAGGTCTCTTGAAAGGGCTTGGCGTCACGCTCAAATCGATGACTGCAAAAAAAGTCACCACTTCCTATCCCGACGTGCCGTTTATCATGCCGGACCGGTTCCGGGGCATCCAGCATTTTGAGCCCGATAAATGCATCGTCTGCAATCAATGCGCACGCATCTGCCCTACGGAATGCATCACGCTGACGGGTAAAGCGAATCCCGATCCGGACAAAAAAGGGAAAGTCATCGACACTTACGACATCAATTTCGAGATTTGCATCCTTTGCGACTTGTGCACGGAAGTATGTCCAACGGAAGCGATTGTCATGACGAACAACTTCGAGCTCGCCACTTACAGCCGCGACGACTTGTTCAAGGACCGGGAGTGGCTGGACAATAATAACAAGCAAGTGCGTCAGGACAACAACAACATCGGCGCTCCCCAAGCCGCGAAGGGGGGCGCCAAATAA
- a CDS encoding NADH-quinone oxidoreductase subunit J has translation MFNINLTGEFVAFFVFSVIIITGAVLMVSFTKVVYMVVSLAAVFIGIAGMFVLLEAEFLAFVQVLIYAGAISILMIFGIMMTRHEDSEAEKPRPLQETLTAIGALALFGILFYAIRQSDFQQPQQSLQAGADNTMEIGKRLFTDYIVPFELISVLLTVAFIGAIVLAKKEAE, from the coding sequence ATGTTCAATATTAACTTGACCGGTGAGTTCGTCGCGTTCTTCGTCTTCTCGGTTATTATTATTACCGGCGCCGTGCTTATGGTCAGCTTCACCAAGGTCGTCTATATGGTCGTCTCGCTTGCGGCCGTCTTTATCGGCATCGCCGGCATGTTCGTCCTGCTTGAAGCGGAATTTCTCGCCTTTGTCCAGGTGCTGATCTATGCGGGCGCCATATCGATTCTGATGATATTCGGCATTATGATGACAAGGCACGAGGATAGCGAAGCGGAGAAGCCGCGGCCTCTCCAGGAGACGCTTACGGCGATCGGCGCATTAGCGCTGTTCGGCATCCTGTTCTACGCGATCCGGCAATCCGACTTTCAGCAGCCGCAGCAGTCCCTTCAGGCTGGCGCGGACAATACGATGGAAATCGGCAAGAGGCTGTTTACCGATTATATCGTACCGTTCGAGCTTATCTCAGTGCTGCTGACGGTCGCCTTTATAGGGGCGATCGTGCTCGCCAAGAAGGAGGCGGAATAG
- the nuoK gene encoding NADH-quinone oxidoreductase subunit NuoK: MLSSYLTMAAILFCIGLYGALVKRNAVVVLLSIELMLNAVNLNLVAFSKYGVVPSLTGQMFTLFIIAVAAAEAAVGIAVLIALFRARGSVNVDEFDEMRR, translated from the coding sequence TTGTTATCTTCCTATTTAACGATGGCGGCGATTTTGTTCTGCATCGGTCTGTACGGGGCGCTTGTGAAGCGCAACGCGGTTGTGGTGCTGCTGTCCATTGAGCTGATGCTCAATGCGGTCAACCTTAACCTTGTCGCATTCTCGAAGTATGGTGTCGTGCCGTCGCTTACCGGCCAAATGTTCACGCTCTTTATTATTGCTGTGGCCGCAGCTGAAGCGGCAGTGGGTATTGCCGTGCTGATCGCGCTGTTCCGTGCGCGCGGCAGCGTTAATGTCGATGAGTTCGACGAGATGAGGAGGTAA
- the nuoL gene encoding NADH-quinone oxidoreductase subunit L encodes MDTTFSQIAWLIPLFPFVAFLLMLAFGRNQRILGVTLGTAGSLAALVVSILVLIEHMADGTKYYQYGFKWLDLGSIQINAGYEVTNLTALMLVIVTTVSFLVNVYSAGYMKDDERISVFYSYVALFSFSMLGLVLADNMLTLYIFWELVGVCSFLLVGFWYAKPEAKAAAKKAFIVTRIGDAGLLIAILLLYWYMPDHALDFVHIQNVFDGQTGTIAAGVTTLIAILIFVGAVGKSGQFPLHVWLPDAMEGPTPISALIHAATMVAAGVYLVARTFDIFEASQAAMNTVAYVGAFTAIFAATIGVAQNDIKRILAYSTVSQLGYMMMALGLGSLSGGIFHLLTHAFFKALLFLGAGSVIHSVHTQNINEMGGLGSKMRITAWTFGIGSLALSGIPPFSGFWSKDDILTTALHEKPALFVIGVIAAFFTAFYMSRLFFLVFTGKPKGNQQAHESPISMTLPLIVLAVLATVAGFVQTPWNNTLASWLTDGAETEHSGGGLVMVLSIAVGALGIYLGWLVFAKGTISRDAVSSRAPWLVRLLERKYYIDELYHVIFVQSLRGMGRLLNAVDDYIVDGLVRVAGGTAVLLGRGGTRMQNGQVQTYGLITVLGLVILIAAVVGRRFW; translated from the coding sequence GTGGATACGACGTTCTCGCAGATTGCCTGGCTCATTCCGTTATTTCCGTTTGTCGCGTTCCTGCTGATGCTCGCCTTCGGCCGAAATCAGCGGATTCTTGGGGTTACGCTTGGCACGGCCGGCTCACTCGCGGCGCTTGTGGTTTCAATTCTGGTGCTGATCGAGCACATGGCGGATGGGACGAAATATTACCAATACGGATTTAAATGGCTTGATCTCGGGAGCATTCAGATCAATGCCGGCTATGAAGTGACGAATCTCACGGCGCTCATGCTTGTCATCGTGACGACCGTCAGCTTCCTGGTCAATGTTTACTCGGCAGGCTACATGAAAGACGACGAACGGATTTCTGTGTTCTACAGCTATGTCGCACTGTTTTCGTTCTCGATGCTTGGGCTTGTACTGGCGGACAATATGCTGACTCTTTATATTTTCTGGGAGCTTGTCGGCGTATGCTCGTTCCTGCTTGTCGGGTTCTGGTATGCGAAGCCTGAAGCGAAGGCCGCCGCCAAAAAGGCGTTTATCGTGACCCGGATCGGCGACGCGGGCCTGCTTATCGCGATCCTGCTGCTTTACTGGTACATGCCTGACCATGCACTGGATTTCGTACACATTCAGAACGTCTTTGACGGCCAAACAGGCACAATCGCAGCGGGCGTCACCACATTGATCGCCATTCTTATTTTTGTCGGTGCAGTCGGTAAATCCGGTCAGTTCCCGCTTCATGTGTGGCTGCCGGACGCAATGGAAGGACCGACGCCGATCAGTGCGCTCATTCATGCAGCAACGATGGTTGCCGCCGGCGTGTATCTGGTTGCAAGAACCTTCGATATCTTTGAAGCCTCTCAGGCGGCGATGAATACCGTTGCTTATGTAGGGGCATTCACGGCGATATTCGCAGCGACGATCGGTGTCGCACAGAACGATATCAAACGGATTCTCGCCTATTCAACCGTCAGCCAGCTGGGCTATATGATGATGGCTCTTGGACTCGGTTCATTGTCCGGGGGTATTTTCCACCTGCTTACCCATGCATTCTTCAAGGCTTTGCTGTTCCTCGGAGCCGGCAGTGTCATTCATTCCGTACATACTCAGAATATCAATGAGATGGGCGGATTGGGCTCCAAAATGCGTATTACCGCCTGGACGTTCGGGATCGGTTCACTGGCACTGTCGGGCATCCCGCCGTTTTCAGGGTTCTGGTCGAAGGACGACATACTGACGACTGCGCTGCATGAGAAGCCGGCACTCTTCGTGATCGGTGTAATAGCCGCATTCTTCACGGCATTCTACATGTCCCGTTTATTCTTCCTTGTGTTCACCGGTAAACCGAAAGGAAATCAGCAGGCGCACGAGTCGCCGATTTCCATGACGCTGCCGCTTATCGTACTGGCCGTTCTTGCGACTGTAGCCGGTTTCGTGCAGACGCCGTGGAACAACACGCTTGCTTCATGGCTGACCGATGGTGCGGAAACGGAGCACTCCGGCGGCGGCCTGGTAATGGTCCTCTCGATTGCGGTCGGCGCGCTCGGAATTTATCTTGGCTGGCTGGTCTTCGCGAAAGGAACGATTTCCAGAGATGCGGTATCTTCCCGTGCGCCTTGGCTTGTCCGATTGCTTGAACGCAAGTACTACATCGATGAATTGTATCATGTAATATTCGTACAATCGCTGCGCGGCATGGGCCGTCTGCTGAATGCGGTTGACGATTACATTGTCGACGGCCTTGTACGGGTCGCCGGAGGGACTGCGGTTCTTCTGGGACGCGGCGGAACACGCATGCAGAACGGTCAGGTCCAAACGTACGGCTTGATTACCGTGCTTGGGCTTGTCATTCTTATCGCCGCAGTTGTCGGAAGGAGGTTCTGGTAA